In Leisingera sp. NJS204, the following are encoded in one genomic region:
- the pgi gene encoding glucose-6-phosphate isomerase → MFKDLKSLRSQECGESISGLFEKDPNRADMFSVRFEALLFDYSKTQITVEVRAALTALCSQQNVAGRRDAMFEGGEINETEQRAVLHTALRDPDGPELIVEGEDIRAPLRATLGRMERLARRVRSGKLAGPGGPFTDVVNIGIGGSDLGPVMAALALAPYHDGPRCHFVSNVDGAHIHDILQRIDPKTTLVIVASKTFTTVETMTNAATARRWIEAGGGEPARQFLALSTSEEETAAFGIPREHVFGFEDWVGGRYSVWGPIGLSLMLAVGPDRFRAFLAGGKAMDDHFRTAPWEQNMPVMLALTGIWHNQVCGHPTRAVLPYDQRLRRLPAYLQQLEMESNGKSVAMDGAPLPYPSGPVVWGEPGTNGQHAFYQLLHQGTSVVPAEFLVAAKGHEPELEPHHRLLVVNCLAQSEALMRGRSLEEASALMQDAGYEGAELERQARHRVFPGNRPSTTLIYPQLTPYVLGQIIALYEHRVFAEGVILGINSFDQWGVELGKELADSLMPLLAGEKDDAGKDGSTRALLDFVRNSKA, encoded by the coding sequence ATGTTCAAGGATTTGAAGTCGCTGCGTTCCCAGGAATGCGGTGAGAGTATTTCCGGGTTGTTTGAAAAAGATCCGAACCGCGCTGATATGTTCAGCGTGCGGTTTGAAGCGCTTTTGTTCGACTACTCCAAGACGCAGATCACCGTCGAAGTGCGCGCGGCGCTGACGGCATTGTGCAGTCAGCAGAATGTAGCCGGGCGGCGTGATGCCATGTTTGAAGGCGGAGAGATCAATGAAACCGAGCAGCGCGCGGTGCTGCATACAGCGCTGCGGGATCCCGACGGTCCTGAACTGATCGTCGAGGGGGAGGATATCCGTGCTCCTCTGCGCGCGACGCTCGGGCGGATGGAGCGTTTGGCGCGGCGTGTGCGCTCGGGCAAACTGGCAGGCCCCGGCGGCCCCTTTACCGATGTGGTGAACATTGGCATCGGCGGGTCTGACTTGGGGCCGGTGATGGCGGCGCTGGCGCTGGCACCGTATCACGACGGGCCGCGGTGCCATTTTGTGTCCAACGTCGACGGCGCTCACATTCACGACATCCTGCAACGGATTGATCCGAAAACAACTTTGGTGATCGTGGCCTCCAAAACTTTTACCACAGTCGAAACCATGACCAACGCCGCGACCGCGCGGCGATGGATTGAGGCCGGCGGCGGTGAACCTGCGCGCCAATTCCTGGCGCTGTCAACTTCCGAAGAGGAAACCGCAGCCTTCGGCATCCCGCGGGAGCATGTGTTCGGGTTTGAGGATTGGGTCGGCGGGCGTTATTCGGTGTGGGGCCCGATCGGGCTGAGCCTGATGCTGGCGGTCGGCCCGGACCGCTTCCGTGCATTCCTGGCCGGCGGCAAGGCGATGGACGACCATTTCCGCACGGCCCCCTGGGAACAGAACATGCCGGTGATGCTGGCATTGACTGGCATTTGGCACAATCAGGTCTGCGGCCATCCGACCCGCGCGGTGCTGCCATACGACCAACGGCTGCGGCGCCTGCCGGCTTATCTGCAGCAGCTGGAGATGGAATCAAACGGCAAGTCTGTTGCGATGGATGGCGCGCCTTTGCCGTATCCCTCAGGGCCTGTCGTATGGGGCGAGCCGGGCACCAACGGGCAGCATGCTTTTTATCAGCTGCTGCATCAGGGCACGTCGGTCGTGCCTGCAGAATTCCTGGTTGCAGCCAAGGGGCATGAACCGGAGCTGGAGCCGCATCACCGGTTGCTGGTGGTCAACTGCCTGGCCCAGTCCGAGGCTCTGATGCGCGGACGCAGCCTGGAAGAGGCCAGCGCGCTGATGCAGGATGCTGGGTATGAAGGCGCCGAGCTGGAACGTCAGGCGCGCCACCGGGTTTTTCCGGGCAACCGGCCCTCAACCACGCTGATCTATCCGCAGCTGACACCCTATGTGCTGGGCCAGATCATCGCGCTTTATGAACACCGGGTGTTTGCCGAAGGCGTGATCCTTGGCATCAATTCCTTTGACCAATGGGGCGTGGAACTGGGCAAGGAACTGGCCGATTCCCTGATGCCGCTGTTGGCGGGGGAGAAAGATGATGCGGGCAAGGACGGGTCCACCCGTGCCTTGCTGGACTTCGTGCGTAATTCCAAGGCCTGA
- a CDS encoding Calx-beta domain-containing protein: MTLSDPFSSTDKIRYTTKDNKAKAGQDHVETKGALTFAPRQTKAAVNAGLLPDYRAEGTEAFLLVLKQGSFPAGLNVTSGITAANARILDDDIRGTGR; the protein is encoded by the coding sequence GTGACCCTGTCCGACCCCTTCAGCAGCACTGACAAAATCCGCTATACCACCAAGGACAACAAGGCCAAAGCCGGGCAAGATCACGTGGAAACCAAAGGGGCGTTAACCTTTGCACCCCGTCAGACCAAGGCCGCTGTGAATGCGGGGCTGCTGCCTGATTACCGGGCTGAAGGGACCGAAGCCTTCTTGCTGGTGCTGAAACAAGGCAGCTTTCCAGCTGGATTGAACGTGACCAGCGGCATCACCGCCGCCAATGCCCGGATCCTTGACGATGACATCAGGGGCACCGGCAGATAG
- a CDS encoding Calx-beta domain-containing protein, whose translation MLSQPAEDAVEVNYRSMAGAADESIDYPGFNGTLAFAPCETSKTVEVRVRLTAFPRPMKVSASNCLIPAAAFSPATPRCRARTPLSWVTMASISTASFR comes from the coding sequence ATGCTGTCGCAGCCCGCCGAAGATGCGGTCGAGGTGAACTACAGGTCAATGGCAGGCGCTGCTGACGAGTCTATTGATTATCCGGGCTTCAATGGCACCTTGGCTTTTGCGCCTTGCGAGACGTCCAAAACGGTTGAGGTCCGGGTCCGGCTGACCGCATTTCCGAGACCGATGAAAGTTTCGGCATCGAACTGTTTGATCCCAGCGGCGGCATTTTCACCGGCAACGCCAAGGTGCCGCGCGCGGACGCCGTTATCCTGGGTGACGATGGCGTCAATCTCGACCGCTTCATTCAGGTAA
- a CDS encoding ASKHA domain-containing protein produces MTDEPLVVFTPSGKRGRFPAGTPILTAARQLGVDLDSVCGGRGICSKCQITPSYGEFSKHGVTAEEGALSEWNKVEQRYKDKRGLIDGRRLGCQATVQGDIVIDVPPESQVHRQVVRKRAEARDITMNPSTRLFYVEVEEPDMHKPTGDMERLIEALEAQWQLKGVKTDLHILHALQPALRKGGWKVTVAVHLGDASHPPKIMHIWPGFYEGTVYGLAVDLGSTTIAAHLCDLKTGEVVASSGIMNPQIRFGEDLMSRVSYSMMNKGGDQEMTRAVREGMNALFTQIAAEAEIDKALIVDAVFVCNPVMHHLFLGIDPFELGQAPFALATSNSLALRAVELDLNIHPAARVYLLPCIAGHVGADAAAVALSEAPDKSEDLVLVVDVGTNAEILLGNKEKVLACSSPTGPAFEGAQISSGQRAAPGAIERVEINPETKEPRFRVIGSEIWSDEDGFGEAIATTGITGICGSGIIEAIAEMRLAGVLDASGLIGSAEQAGTARCIQDGRTNAYMLWDGSADGGPTITVTNPDIRAIQMAKAALYSGARLLMDKFGVETVDRVVLAGAFGAHISAKHAMVLGMIPDCVLDKVTSAGNAAGTGARIALLNTEARNEIEETVRNIEKIETAVEPRFQEHFVNASAIPNSAEPFPILGTVVTLPQVNFNTGGGDSEGAGGGRRRRRRG; encoded by the coding sequence ATGACTGACGAACCCCTCGTTGTGTTTACCCCATCCGGCAAGCGCGGGCGTTTCCCCGCGGGCACGCCGATCCTTACCGCCGCGCGGCAGCTTGGGGTCGACCTCGACTCGGTCTGCGGCGGCCGCGGGATCTGCTCGAAATGCCAGATCACCCCGTCCTATGGTGAGTTTTCCAAGCATGGCGTGACCGCCGAAGAAGGCGCGCTGAGCGAATGGAACAAGGTTGAACAGCGCTACAAGGACAAGCGCGGCCTGATCGACGGCCGCCGTTTGGGCTGCCAGGCCACCGTGCAGGGCGATATCGTGATCGACGTGCCGCCGGAAAGCCAGGTCCACCGCCAAGTGGTGCGCAAGCGCGCCGAGGCCCGCGACATCACCATGAACCCTTCCACCCGCCTGTTCTATGTCGAGGTCGAAGAGCCGGACATGCACAAACCGACAGGCGACATGGAACGGCTGATCGAGGCGCTGGAGGCCCAGTGGCAGCTGAAGGGCGTCAAGACCGATCTGCATATCCTGCATGCGCTGCAGCCTGCCCTGCGCAAGGGCGGCTGGAAGGTGACCGTGGCCGTGCATCTGGGCGACGCAAGCCACCCGCCCAAGATCATGCATATCTGGCCAGGCTTCTACGAAGGCACTGTTTACGGCCTCGCGGTTGATCTCGGCTCTACCACCATTGCCGCGCATCTGTGCGACCTGAAAACCGGCGAGGTCGTCGCCTCCTCCGGTATCATGAACCCGCAGATCCGCTTTGGCGAAGACCTGATGAGCCGAGTGTCCTATTCGATGATGAACAAGGGCGGCGATCAGGAAATGACCCGCGCGGTGCGTGAGGGCATGAACGCGCTGTTCACCCAAATCGCTGCTGAGGCAGAGATTGACAAGGCGCTGATTGTCGATGCGGTCTTTGTCTGCAACCCGGTGATGCACCATCTGTTCCTTGGCATCGACCCGTTTGAGCTGGGCCAGGCCCCGTTTGCGCTTGCAACCTCCAATTCCTTGGCGCTGCGCGCAGTGGAATTGGATCTGAACATCCACCCCGCCGCCCGCGTCTATCTGCTGCCCTGCATCGCCGGCCACGTCGGCGCTGACGCTGCCGCGGTGGCACTGTCCGAAGCACCTGATAAGTCTGAAGATCTGGTGCTGGTCGTCGATGTCGGCACCAACGCCGAGATCCTGCTGGGCAACAAGGAAAAGGTGCTGGCCTGTTCCTCCCCCACCGGCCCCGCATTCGAGGGCGCACAGATCTCCAGCGGTCAGCGCGCTGCCCCCGGCGCCATCGAACGCGTCGAGATCAACCCCGAGACCAAGGAACCCCGCTTCCGGGTGATCGGCTCGGAAATCTGGTCGGATGAGGACGGTTTTGGCGAAGCCATTGCCACCACCGGCATCACCGGCATCTGCGGCTCCGGCATAATCGAGGCGATAGCCGAAATGCGCCTGGCCGGGGTGCTGGACGCCTCCGGCCTGATTGGCTCGGCAGAACAGGCCGGCACGGCCCGCTGCATCCAGGACGGGCGCACCAACGCTTATATGCTGTGGGACGGCTCTGCCGACGGCGGTCCGACCATTACCGTCACCAACCCGGATATCCGCGCGATCCAGATGGCCAAGGCGGCGCTTTATTCCGGTGCGCGCCTGCTGATGGACAAATTCGGCGTTGAAACGGTGGACCGGGTGGTTCTGGCCGGTGCATTCGGCGCGCATATTTCGGCCAAGCACGCGATGGTGCTGGGCATGATCCCCGACTGTGTGCTGGACAAGGTAACCTCGGCTGGCAACGCCGCAGGCACCGGGGCCCGCATTGCGCTGTTGAACACCGAAGCACGCAACGAGATCGAGGAAACCGTCCGCAACATCGAGAAGATCGAAACCGCCGTGGAGCCGCGCTTCCAGGAGCATTTCGTGAACGCATCAGCCATTCCAAACTCAGCTGAACCGTTCCCGATCCTTGGCACCGTGGTGACCCTGCCGCAAGTGAACTTCAACACCGGCGGCGGAGACAGCGAAGGCGCTGGCGGAGGCCGCCGCCGACGCCGACGCGGCTGA
- a CDS encoding CaiB/BaiF CoA transferase family protein → MPAPLENVTVLDLTHVLAGPYCSMILSDLGAEIIKVERPGTGDDTRTFPPFKEGESAYFATINHGKKSIALDLKAPEDRAVFERLLAQADVLLENYRPGVMQRLGYGWEDLHARYPRLIYGAVSGFGHSGPDALRPAYDMVVQARGGVMSITGEKDRDPVRVGASIGDIVAGMFLGHGVLAALLDVQKTGQGRFIDVAMLDSQLALLEHAIAITSVTGQAPQPSGARHPSITPFETFHASDGLFVIAAGNDALFARLCDALDLPLAEDPRFATNPARCENARLLKRLIEAITLGNSKDHWIGVLTGAGIPTGPIQTVDQVMKDPQILARNMVVEVLGKNGQSAKLSAGNPIKMSGLADPATRAPAPQLDGNRAEILAWLKEVEAQAAP, encoded by the coding sequence ATGCCCGCCCCATTGGAAAACGTCACCGTGCTGGACCTCACCCATGTTCTGGCCGGTCCTTACTGTTCAATGATCCTGTCGGATCTAGGCGCTGAAATCATCAAGGTGGAACGCCCCGGAACAGGCGACGACACCCGCACCTTCCCGCCGTTCAAGGAGGGAGAAAGCGCCTATTTCGCCACCATCAACCACGGCAAGAAAAGCATTGCACTGGATCTGAAGGCGCCCGAGGACCGCGCGGTTTTTGAGCGGCTGCTGGCGCAGGCCGACGTGCTGCTGGAGAACTACCGCCCCGGCGTGATGCAGCGGCTGGGCTATGGCTGGGAAGATCTGCACGCCAGATACCCGCGGCTGATCTATGGTGCCGTGTCGGGCTTTGGCCACTCTGGCCCCGATGCTTTGAGGCCGGCCTATGACATGGTGGTCCAGGCCCGCGGCGGGGTGATGTCGATCACCGGCGAAAAGGACCGCGATCCGGTACGCGTCGGCGCCTCGATCGGCGATATTGTGGCGGGCATGTTTCTGGGGCACGGCGTCCTGGCAGCCCTTCTGGACGTGCAGAAAACCGGTCAGGGCCGGTTCATCGACGTTGCCATGCTGGACAGTCAGCTGGCGCTGCTGGAGCACGCCATCGCTATCACATCGGTCACCGGACAAGCCCCGCAGCCCTCCGGCGCCCGGCATCCGTCAATCACCCCGTTTGAGACGTTCCACGCGTCAGACGGGCTGTTTGTGATTGCTGCCGGCAATGACGCGCTGTTTGCCCGGCTCTGTGACGCGCTGGATTTGCCGCTTGCCGAAGACCCGCGTTTTGCCACCAATCCGGCGCGGTGCGAAAATGCACGCCTTCTGAAACGCTTGATCGAAGCGATAACCTTAGGGAACAGCAAAGACCACTGGATCGGGGTTCTGACCGGGGCGGGCATTCCGACAGGGCCGATCCAGACGGTGGATCAGGTCATGAAGGACCCGCAGATCCTGGCCCGTAATATGGTTGTCGAAGTTCTGGGGAAAAACGGCCAATCCGCAAAATTGTCGGCTGGCAATCCGATAAAAATGAGCGGTCTGGCAGATCCGGCAACCCGCGCCCCTGCTCCGCAGCTGGATGGCAACCGGGCAGAGATTCTGGCGTGGCTGAAAGAGGTTGAGGCTCAAGCCGCCCCCTGA
- the guaB gene encoding IMP dehydrogenase, with amino-acid sequence MQIREALTFDDVLLVPGASSVLPNTADTRTRVTQSVSLNIPLLSSAMDTVTESRMAIAMAQAGGMGVIHKNLNVEEQAREVRRVKRFISGIVYNPITLTADQTLADAKALQERYRVTGFPVVDGAGRVVGIVTNRDMRFASDDSTPVSVMMTSDNLAMLQEPADLEEAKSLMKARRIEKLLVSDKDGRLTGLLTLKDTEQAVLHPTACMDELGRLRVAAASSVGDSGFARSEALIDAGVDIVVVDTAHGHSAGVIDAVKRIKAQYGAVQVIAGNVATAEATRALIDAGADAVKVGIGPGSICTTRMVAGVGVPQLTAIMDCANAAGDIPVIADGGIKFSGDFAKAIAAGASCAMVGSMIAGTDESPGEVILYQGRSFKSYRGMGSMGAMARGSADRYFQKDAASDKLVPEGIEGQVPYKGGAGPVVHQLVGGLRAAMGYTGCATVDEMRKNCNFVRITGAGLKESHVHDVQITREAPNYRAG; translated from the coding sequence ATGCAGATTCGTGAGGCTCTCACCTTTGATGATGTTCTACTGGTGCCAGGCGCGTCGAGCGTACTGCCCAATACCGCTGATACGCGCACCCGGGTGACGCAGTCGGTATCGCTGAACATCCCGCTTTTAAGCTCGGCCATGGACACAGTGACCGAGTCCCGCATGGCGATTGCCATGGCCCAGGCCGGCGGCATGGGGGTGATCCACAAGAACCTGAACGTGGAAGAGCAGGCCCGCGAAGTGCGCCGGGTCAAACGCTTTATCTCGGGCATCGTTTACAACCCCATTACGCTGACCGCAGACCAGACCCTGGCTGATGCCAAGGCGCTGCAGGAACGCTACCGGGTGACCGGATTCCCAGTGGTGGATGGCGCGGGCCGCGTAGTTGGTATCGTCACCAACCGCGACATGCGCTTTGCCTCGGATGACAGCACACCGGTGTCGGTGATGATGACCTCAGACAATCTGGCGATGCTGCAGGAGCCGGCGGATCTGGAAGAAGCCAAATCGCTGATGAAGGCGCGCCGGATCGAAAAACTGCTGGTCTCCGACAAGGATGGCCGGCTGACGGGGCTGTTGACCCTCAAAGACACCGAACAGGCTGTGCTGCACCCGACCGCTTGCATGGATGAGCTGGGCCGCCTGCGGGTTGCCGCCGCCAGCTCGGTCGGCGACAGCGGCTTTGCCCGCTCCGAGGCGCTGATCGACGCAGGTGTTGATATCGTCGTTGTGGATACGGCGCATGGCCATTCGGCGGGCGTGATCGACGCGGTAAAGCGGATCAAGGCACAGTATGGCGCGGTGCAGGTGATTGCCGGCAACGTTGCCACGGCTGAAGCCACCCGTGCGCTGATTGATGCGGGCGCTGATGCGGTCAAGGTCGGCATCGGCCCGGGTTCGATCTGCACCACCCGCATGGTGGCCGGTGTCGGCGTGCCGCAGCTGACCGCGATCATGGATTGCGCAAATGCGGCCGGTGATATCCCGGTGATCGCCGACGGCGGCATCAAATTCTCGGGCGATTTTGCCAAGGCGATTGCGGCGGGTGCCTCCTGCGCCATGGTTGGATCGATGATCGCGGGCACGGATGAATCCCCGGGCGAGGTGATCCTGTATCAGGGCCGCTCGTTCAAATCTTACCGCGGCATGGGCTCGATGGGGGCTATGGCGCGCGGCTCGGCGGACCGGTATTTCCAGAAAGACGCCGCCAGCGACAAGCTGGTGCCGGAAGGCATCGAAGGCCAGGTCCCCTACAAAGGCGGCGCCGGGCCGGTGGTTCACCAATTGGTCGGCGGTCTGCGTGCGGCAATGGGCTATACCGGTTGTGCGACCGTGGATGAGATGCGCAAGAATTGCAATTTTGTCCGCATTACCGGCGCCGGGTTGAAGGAAAGCCATGTGCATGACGTGCAGATTACCCGCGAAGCACCGAACTACCGGGCAGGATAA
- a CDS encoding RsmB/NOP family class I SAM-dependent RNA methyltransferase: MTPAARLQAAIEVLDRILEGEPAEKALTSWGRRSRFAGSKDRAAVRDHVFTAVRCQRSHAVLGGAHSGRGLVLGALREAGQDPDEFFSGQGYGPAPLTEAERQLPSPPEAAEALDIPDWLWPEFSSSLGDQAEAAALALRSRAPVHLRVNIARATLVQAQEALSADGIATRPHPAAATALEVTEGARKLRNTKVYQDGLVELQDAASQAVTALLPLQDGMKVLDYCAGGGGKALAMAAQADLRLFVHDADPRRMKDLPERAARAGVQVQQLLTAELDSSGPFDLVLCDAPCSGSGSWRRAPEGKWRLTPENLQDLHKTQADILRTAASLTAPGGTLAYATCSVLDGENSEQVQRFLQENEGWSLAAQQSWHVQNGTDGFFVAVLTRAKGGC, translated from the coding sequence ATGACCCCCGCCGCCCGCCTGCAGGCGGCCATTGAGGTTCTTGACCGGATTCTGGAGGGCGAGCCTGCGGAAAAGGCGCTGACCTCCTGGGGACGCCGGAGCCGGTTTGCCGGATCAAAAGACCGCGCCGCGGTGCGTGACCATGTGTTTACAGCGGTGCGGTGCCAGCGGTCGCACGCAGTCCTTGGCGGCGCGCACAGCGGCCGGGGGCTGGTTTTGGGCGCCTTGCGGGAAGCGGGGCAGGACCCGGACGAGTTCTTCAGCGGACAGGGGTATGGGCCTGCACCTTTGACCGAGGCGGAACGTCAGCTGCCTTCCCCGCCGGAAGCGGCAGAGGCACTGGATATTCCCGATTGGCTGTGGCCTGAGTTCAGCAGCAGTCTTGGGGATCAGGCTGAGGCCGCAGCGCTGGCTCTGCGCAGCCGTGCGCCGGTGCATTTGCGGGTGAACATTGCCCGCGCCACGCTTGTGCAAGCGCAAGAGGCGCTGAGCGCCGACGGCATCGCCACCCGGCCGCATCCAGCCGCCGCCACCGCGCTGGAAGTGACCGAAGGCGCCCGCAAGCTGCGCAACACCAAAGTGTACCAGGACGGTCTTGTTGAATTACAGGACGCAGCGAGCCAGGCGGTCACCGCGCTGTTGCCATTGCAAGACGGCATGAAAGTGCTGGATTACTGCGCCGGCGGCGGCGGCAAGGCATTGGCCATGGCCGCGCAGGCGGACCTCCGGCTGTTTGTCCATGATGCCGATCCCAGGCGCATGAAAGACTTGCCCGAACGTGCGGCCCGGGCTGGTGTGCAGGTGCAGCAGCTGTTGACTGCGGAGCTTGACAGCAGCGGGCCGTTTGACCTGGTGCTGTGCGATGCCCCCTGTTCCGGTTCCGGGTCCTGGCGGCGGGCACCCGAAGGCAAATGGCGGCTGACGCCTGAAAACCTGCAGGACCTGCATAAGACCCAAGCAGATATCTTGCGCACAGCGGCAAGCCTGACGGCGCCTGGCGGGACCCTGGCCTATGCCACCTGCTCGGTGCTGGATGGCGAAAACTCTGAGCAAGTTCAAAGGTTTTTGCAAGAGAACGAGGGCTGGTCGCTGGCGGCGCAGCAAAGCTGGCACGTGCAAAACGGCACCGATGGTTTCTTTGTTGCTGTGTTGACGCGCGCAAAGGGCGGTTGTTAG